The genomic window tttgggaatgtgtcaagtaagaaattgctgtggctgaggtcagagaggttttttcctgctttctcttttagggttttgatggtttcctgtttcacattcaggccctttatccattttgaggggtttttttgtgaatggtgtaagaaagtggtctagtttcattcttctgcatgttgctgtccagctctcccagcaccatttgttaaaaagactgtcttttttccactggatattctttcctgctttgtcaaagattagttggccatacttttgtgggtgtAATTCTGGGGTTCCTAtcctattccgttggtctatgtgtctgtttttgtgccatatgctaactaatttggatgtaaatttaaaaataaaaagtaaaactaaaaaagagataaaacaaaataaaaaataaataaaagctgttaGCATGGTAAGGCCCCTACTGACCTCACTGGCCATCTGTCTGTCTATATTTGCCTGTTCCTACTTCTGATGCTGTGTCAGGACTTTCACACCCTTGCACATGCTGCTTTCACTGTCTGTGATACCTTCCTCCCATCATTTCACTCGTCTTTGAAGGGTCAGCTCATAtgtctcttttttctattttataatccTTTCTGGATTATCCCTACCTCAGGAGGCTTGTCACTCACTCCTTTGTGCATCCCTGATACCCTATAGGACTTCTCCTTTACTCCCagattgctttattttctttacatggtTATATCCTGCTATTTCAAAGGTAGGGGCTAGGTCTTACCTCATGTTTCTATTGCCAGCATGtgggaaaaagtaaaaaacaacacaaataaaaacaaaacatgatcaGCTTGTAATCATTGGCATTGGCATTGGCATTTTGGTCTGTCTTATTAACAGAACAGTCTGAACTACTGATGAGTGTTGCACTTCAGTGACAGTGTTCCTCTAACAAATTCCCATAGAATCTCACCTTGTGTAATTCCTGAGGAATTTCAAAAATTCTTGGTAATAATTGGAAAATTATTATTGATAGGAAAATTGTTAGATGAGATACATTAGCCTTCTCTGTATCAGAAATTGTAAgttgaaggtttttgtttgtcacaacaaatgaatatatatgaaacCTTTCTCGTTGACAAGTAGATTGAAAATACATAATGAGGAAatggtcacattttttttcttcaccatcTCTTCACGCTGCttaacataattattattttccacCAAACTTGGCAAGAAAGGATTctgaaaacttatttatttatttattttgagacactcTCTTTGCCAGTGATGGCCACTTGTGATCAGAGTCCTGTTGCATTAGACAATGTTTTGGAAGATTGAATTGTAAGAAGCCCAGTGACGCATATATTTGagatttagaattgttttttccttttagtaattATTTTGCTGTGGACACTGCTTCTGCCATAGCCATTGCTCTGATGACATTTGGCACTATGTATCCCATGAGCGTGTACAGTGGCAAAGTATTACTGCAGGTAAGGGTCCTTTTTCAATGCACATGCTTAATATTAGCCAGGTTTTTATACCagagaataaaattatatgttcTCTTCTACcagattataaaatttttagCTATTAGAAGGTCCTGTTAGAAATGAACTCAAATAGTGATACCTGAAATCTCTACAGTAAGAAGCAGAGGAAATTCTCTTGGCCCATAAAATATGCACAGATCTTCCTGTATTTATAATATAAGACAAAATCAGAAGCTAAAAATATTTTGCCCTTAATGTTTCAAGTAAAAACAGTgttacttagaaatattttttacctatttattttcccTCAATAAATATGCTTTGGCTACTATATAGTTTGGttgtgattgttttcttatttcctgtCATTGAATCAGTGAGACTTctaaatttcaaacttaaaatcGAAAATGACAAATGACTCCTTATTTAAACAATAGAAACACCTGTAGACAAGGCCCTGAATGCAAAGGTAGTTTCCCAGGGATGGATGTATATGTAAGCACTGCTTTCCTTGTGTCTTACCCTCATGCCCTTTCTGAAACTTAGGGGCAGTAGTTTTATCTCCAGAAGCTGTAGTAGCAATAGGATAATAGTTGTGTCATGCTGTGCCATACAAAAGATTTTTACTTGGTTGGCTGATTCTTCAAGAGTtgtttgggtgtagagataaaaAATAAGCATGGGCTGATAGTTGATGTTGTCCCACTAGTGGAGCCAACTGAAACCTCTCTTCCCTAAATCATGATAGGCTGTCAAACAAAGCAAAGGCTGGTATAAaatccaactttttattttcaggacCACTGTGGAAAAATTCTTTTATCTCCTAAGttactcatattttattttattttttctccagaCAACGCCACCCCATGTTATTGGTCAGTTGGACAAACTTATCAGAGAGGTAAGgtagaatagaaaacaaaatccttttaaattataattagagAACGGAAAGAATGGGTATAAATGATACTTTACTCAGCCctatctctgttttattttagggGAGTTTGTGTTCTTTATACTAAATAATACAGTAGTAGATATAAAATAGtgacaaaagtataaaaatttgAGGAATTGCTCAGTCTGGAAACTTGAAGTAAATGTGGAAGGGAAGGTAATGGTCTAGAGACCACACTACTAGCTGTGTTAATGCTATGGTTTTTATGCGTCTATATTCaaatctaggattttgatagaaGTCAAAAACTACTTTTACATGTTGATTGCTTCATCACTTAACATTGATTTGTGAGTTTAGATTTTGTATTGTATAAATACCCACCTGCTTACTAATTGAAGGAATAAGATAATGTAATTATTTGGATTTTGAGAATATTTCAAACTATTGATTGTTGGTATCACAAAGGCCACTATTTATCAGTATAGCTGGCTGTTTGTCTTAGCCTGTGTTATACCAATGGGACATACACTATATATCTGGTCTTGGAATTTCCTCTTGGTCCACATTCACATAACATCCTGTGTTGTGCAGAAATttgctaaaagaaagaaatgatagagAAGAGTCcccaagagggggaaaaaatctaataCCACCAGTGCTGGATATAAATATGTGACAtactcacaaaatgaaaagaaccatCCGCTGTCGAACAAGGTGGTGGTGAGGGTAGGTGGTAAACACCTGATACTAAAAGGATTGGGCCAGACGAGAAACGGAACACAAGGCCTTGGCTCACTACTGAACAAGTAAAATGATACCTTGAGTGGTCTAGGACTTCTCTTGGCTAATGAGTGTCTTCATGCAGGATTTGGCCAGGTCATTTCTAGGCTTAGGTCAAGTCCATATTGTGACTGAACTGTGTTGGATATGTCAAGTATAAACAgctcagtttctttgtttttgattagGTATCTACCTTGGATGGAGTTTTAGAAGTTCGAAATGAGCATTTTTGGACCCTAGGTTTTGGCTCACTGGTATGTTTTCCATGTTAATATAGTTGTAATTTAAAACATAGtttatattaactaacttggatgtaaacaataaaaaaattaaataaataagtgaaacatagtttataatttttaaaactaaagaaagtacttcttcaaattaaaaaaaatgttttaatgtttattttttgagagagacagacagacagagcatgagagggggaggagcagagagagagggagacacagaatctgaagcaggctccagaatccaagctgtcagcacagagcccgatgtggggcctgaactcccaaactgcgagatcatgacctgagccgaagtcagatgcttaaccaactaagccacccaagagccctaacttctttaaatttttatagagCCTTTGATTATCATTTCTGTCTAATAGAGTCTAAAATGTAGATGGATTCAGTAGCCTAATTGAGATTAGTTgagggatatttttcttttatttttcctttcaaactactgttaatggtcttttttttaaaggttttttttttttaatgtttatttttgagagatagggagagcGTGCATgcgtggggaggtgggggcacagagaaggagacacagaaatccaaagcaggctccaggctctgaggtgtcagcacagacccccatgtGGGACAtgcactcacaaaccatgagatcatgacctgagcaaagtcaagacgcttaaccaactgagccacccaggctcccccccatgtttttgatattaaccttaaaaataagaccagttattttactagcaaaaatgagtttatttcggaatagcagagaattgcaattcGGGATAAGCAAGCTACAACAAAACAATAGGCAAGTCTgaagaacaaaacagaggaacagtCTGCtatagaggaaagggggaagTTGAAAGGACTGTTACAAATGAAAAATCCAGTGAAGTAAACCAGGAGTTCAAGTGTAGTGGCTTTCACTGCCTGAGTTGTAttagtctctcattggctgggcttttgtcagagaaggaggaagaaaacctCTTTCCTCCTGTTGATGTTATAAAGAAGTAGCTAAAGTAGAATGGACTTTACCTCTCTTCCTGTTGAGTCTACAATTGACTCGGGGTAGTAGGGGTTGAGAGACCCTCCCTTTGGGCCTCCCATCTCCCATTTTAATAaggttttccttttattaatttttgcgaATCCAGTTTGGACCTATTACCAGAGAGACAGTTACAGCATGGTTCCATTCCTGTGTCAGGGATGatgaggaaaatacagaaaagtactctggaaaaaaatttaatcacCATAATCCCATCATATAGAGATGCCTGCCaagatgttttcttatttatacttACCTATTTTCTCTCCTTAGAAAACGAAACTAtgtggggcctctgggtggctcaatcggttgagcgccaacttcagctcaggtcatgatccctgagctctgtgggctctgtgctgacagcttggagcctggagcctgctttggattctgtgtctctctctctacccctcccctgctcatgctctatctctctctctctcaaaaataaattaacattaaaaaaaaatgaaaccatgcagtttatattttgctcttttcacttaatatatcgtttacagttttctttgtcaccaaataattacttttttggtcaaatatttttttctctcttttttaaaatttttgaatgcttatttgtttctgagagggagagagagagagtgcaagcggggaagggtcagagagagaaggagacacagaatctgaagcaggctccaggctctgagctgtcagtacagagcctaacgtggagctagaactcacagactgcaagatcatgacccaagccgaagtcggacgcttaaccaactgagccatccaggggccctaattttttttctcttgagtgtGACTTGATCTTTGCCTAGATActgcaagacttttttttttttttttttttttttttttttttttttaagtccagtaAGTTCACTAGACTATGTCTTGGTGTTGGTCATTTTGGGTCAGTTACTCCAGGTTTGCATTATAGCCTTGCAGTAATGTTACTGCAAAAAACTTGTTTTATCTTTcaggaaagttttctttaattgtaattattaatatttattttgttctcttgctTTTAGTATCTTCTTTGGGATCTACTATTGTAAGCACATTgggtcttttatatttattttctttcagttcctttgatttttaaaactagcCTTCTCATCgccttttattttctcacagtagacctgtatatttatttccttttgtattcGTTCTAGTctagtcttcatttctttttccttttttttttatttattttgagagacagcaagtgagcaaggggcagagagagagagagggagaaagaatcccaagcaggctccacacagtcagtgcagagccccatgtggggctcaaactcacaaaccatgagatcatgacctttgccaaaatcaagagcaggatgctcaatggactgacccacccaggcgcccctagtctggTCTTCATTTCTCAAGTgattgtttttcttgttgttgtctcatttttgaggttttttttttttttaatgtttagttttgagagagagagagagagagagagagagagagagagagagagagatagtgcgagcaggggaggggcagagagagaagacacagaacccgaagcaggcttcaggctctgagctgtcagcacagagctcaacatggggctcgaactcaggagctgtgagatcatgacctgagctgaagttggacgtttaaccaactgagccacccagggcccctcatTTTTGAGGTTTTTGAATGCTGATTGATACTGTTTTATGTGTTTCATGTCTTTCagctttttttgaaaaagtaggTCATAGTTCTCATGTGTTTTATAGGTGAGTCTTTTGGGCAATCCTTtgtaatctatttttttcttacaatagCTTTGTGTGCGATTTGGAATCAGTCCTTTGCTGTTTCTCCTTTTTATGCAAAATTGTTTTCCTGAGTTTTAAAATAAGGAGTGGTTAGGGTAGTGTGTTTGAATTTATGGTTCTAAAGCTCCCTCTTCTGATTGAGTGTGTGAAgtgaaagttttttctttctcctgggtCTTTTCCTGCCATTTGTATCTGCTCTTTGTTATCTCTTGTTTCTGCTGTGTTGCTCAATTTGGATTCTTTTCCCAGTTGTTTCTTCTTAATGTGGGGCTTTCTACTGGCAGGGAGCTTGCCTGCTTACTTTGGAGAGCTCACAGGGCTTAGGCTGCTCCAGCTCTTCAGATCTTACAGCCAACTCAGTGTACTCACCCACTATTGAAATGTGCAAATCTCCTCCCAGTTTCCCAGCTGCCTTTCTCAAATTTGCTGCCCTAGATTTCCATTGAGAACAGGTTAGCTGCTTTGAGGTTTTTAGGTCCATCAGACATCTTGTTGCTTCCTCCTTCACAGGTGCTGATACCTTGCAGGTCTCACACCTTGTGATTAGGATTTCTTGGGAAAACCATGTTATCTAGTTTCTTAATAGATGTTGTCCATAGGTTTTTGGGGTTGATGTCTTAATTTCGGTTTTTCTGGGCATATTTGGGGGAATTTCCAAAAAGTGCCACCATTAGTGCTGTCTTTGAAGAATcccaacataatttttaatggctgcagtTTTACATTATTTGAATATGCCATCATTTACTTAATCACTCCCTTAATGGCATTCCATTTTTCCCTTATAAACAGAGCTAGGATGAACATTTTTGTGAATCATCTTTGCACATACTTGTGATTATTCCTTAAGATTAATTTTTAGAAGTGGTTTTTGTGAGTCAAAGGATATTCACactggggtgcctagctggctccgTCAGTATTGCATGTGACTCTTGgacttggggttgtgagttcgagccccacattgggtgtagagattagttaaaaataaaatttttttttaaaaaaaggatatccaCATTTTCATGGCTTTTGATGCAGCCAATATACTTTCCAAaaatggctataccaatttacattcctttaGGAATGTAATTCCTTCAGGAACacagtttgtttttaatcattcttttaattttaccgATCTTAATAACATAGAAGGTAAGTGTTTATTTAGCTGGGTGGCTTATCCACACAAAGAATTAAGTCACCCAGCTGTTCAGAACATGGCCATCTAACCACTACCCCCAGGTAGTACCTAATTAAgactaaggaaaaataaaacaagctttTGAGCTCCAAGAGTAGTTGTCACAAAAGCCATAAATTAATGCATACACCATAGTCACAGCAGACTCTTCAAGCTCCTGCTCAGaaatggttttcatttattttaattgctttaatttCTGTAGCAGACTGGAAGAGGTTACAGTGTCTTTTATAGTTTTGTCTAGTGATAACTGTGAGATGGTAGTggccaagaaaaggaagaaatcaaaggtGACTGCATTTCTAAACATGCCTTGCCTTTCATAATAAACTAGAAGTCAAATTCAAGCATTATAGATATTTTCTCCATCTTATGATTGCAGTCACTACTGTTAAAGTCATAGATTCAGACACATTGTAAATAAAACAACTACTTGTATTTGACTAATTTATGTGAAACTTATTCTTCGTTAtagttttttatcttgaaaatcTGAGTTTATCTAGAAATCAGCACTGAGTCTGCTggacattttgtttcattttacttactatttatttttacttaagtttCATTATGCAAATGGTACCTGATTCTTAGAAAAATTGTAACTAAGTCAAAGAGAAGTGAACAAAAAGCCTTTAATAATTCTACTATCTAGAGATAAGTGTTGTCACTCTTggctatttttctctctgtgtatgttttaaacaaaatagaatcatttaaaaacataacgTATGATAAATATCTTTTCAGTAAACAGACTTCTAGCCATCATTGTAAAGCCTGGGGTTCTCTATCCTCATAGTAACCCAGGCTAGAAACCTTGAGATCATCTTTGATGAGTCAGTCCATCTCCCTCATCCACTACATCCAATTGGGTATCAAGTCCCCCCACATCGAACCCAGGGAAACTCATGAATCCATCTGTCCCTTTCTGATCTCATTATATTTGTCCTGTCCTGCCCTCTTCATTTCTAACCTAGAGTGTTGCAGTCATTTTTTACCTAATTACCAATCATTCATACCTACACTTTTTCTGAACTTTATTTCTGATTGATTGCTACTATTAAATTCCATATCATGATTTTTAGAGTTCTCTGCTAGCCTTTCTTTTAACCTTActacctgtttttctttcttttttccatccttctttcttttcttttctctctttcattatttttctgccCTCTGAAATATTTGTACTTCTTTATATATTAGTAATATTGCTTATTCTGTCCGAACATGCCATGCACTTTAATTGCTGTTCTCTCAGCTTAGAATATCTGTATCCACTTTTGGAAATTACATTTCACCATCAACCCTGGATCAAATGCCATCTTCTTTACAAATCTTCCTTAATTTGAATTAGCAGCTCTCTTTTCTGCTCTTCCATTGCATTTTCTATATACGTTATATTCTGCATTAGGCTATAACATGCCTGTCTTCCtcctacatatatttttttttcatatattttaaaaagacacattttatttaGTCACATAATTTTATCAACTCTTCACATTGACAGTCACTGCTGAGTAGTCTTCAAGGAATATCAAGACATGATACTTTCtcttgtttaaaagaaaacaccaagTACAGTTACAGccaaatcataaataaaatatttatttctagggGAATTTTCAATGGTATAATTTTAAGTATCTCTTTCTTACGATTTTTCCCCTTTTAGGCCGGATCAGTGCATGTAAGAATTCGACGGGATGCAAATGAACAAATGGTTCTTGCTCATGTGACCAACAGGCTGTACACTCTGGTGTCTACTTTGACCGTTCAAATTTTCAAGGATGATTGGATTAGACCTGCCTTACTGTCTGGGCCTGTTGCAGCCAATGTCCTAAACTTTTCAGATCATCACATAATTCCAATGCCTCCTTTAAAGGGTACTGATGATTCAAACCCTGTTACATCGACTCCAGCTAAACCTAGTAGTCCACCTCCAGAATTTTCATTTAACACCCCTGGAAAAAACGTGAGCCCAGTCATTCTGCTCAACACCCAAACAAGACCTGGTTTGGGTCTTAATCATGGACACACACCTTACAGTAGTAGCTTGCTTAATCAAGGACTTGGAGTTCCAGGAATTGGAGTAACCCAAGGATTCAGGACTGGTTTTACAAATATGCCAAGTAGATACGGAGCTAACAATAGAACTGGACAACCAAGACCATGATGTACTGCAATCTAACTTATTTTTATGAGGAACATTGACTCcttgattccattttatttactaATCCAGCTGTGCACTGACTGTTCAATCGTTTACTCTAAATGATAGAGAATAGTAGGTTTGTTCACATTACATGAAACTGATGAAAGTAcctttttgtaaatgtatttgaGGCTGTGAGAACCTTCTAAATGTTATAGGGTTTGAAATTTAGGCTTCCTTTAGAAAGCGTGTTTCtctgaatttaaattttgttatttggtTTTGTAGTTGATTGCAGTGTGATAGACATTATAAGAGAACCACTTGATGGAACAAATCTGTCACATTATTAAAAGTGTAATATTTTCTTCAATGAAATTTATAAACATGCTTCTTGAATAATGACATACATtttaagaatgggaaaaaaaatccattctgaaaGTAAAAGTCtcttttatagttttccaaaCTTAATTGCTACATTTTTTTGAGGTCCTCTTGATTTATGtcttgcaaaagaaagaaaaagtttttatcaaaaattttaaagcatattcTGTCTAgcataatttgaaatttttaattatcaaaatttttttagttttttcattaaaatatttcagtacaCTTCTAAATAgtctgtggttctcaaagtgttttattttggttaAGTGAATACCAAATCCTTTGGTAATGTGCAGTGAAGGAATCCACTTTTCTATATAACATATAATCAAATTGacataatgaaacaaaaacaaacccccaaaGTACTGACATAATgatgaaatttatcttttttgtcaCCTTTCCATTGGTTGACTTTACTCTCTCActttattaacaaaatatatcAGATATATTACCAAAATATATAGAATTCCATGCATAATGTGGGATTTGATATCTTTTCAAAGTTGCATAAACAATTTGAGttaacattatataattttaCCAAAACATAATAGATCCTACATTATAGAGTACAGTATTGTTATATCTGTAACAGGAAATTTCcaacttattttgttttgctttgtcaaAATCATAAATTGTTAACTGTGATGAAGTGTGAGGATCATGTGGATTATCTTGTTTTTTGATTATTTTCCAAATGCGGATGTTAAGGACTTGCCAACATGGTCAGTATTACTTATAAAAAGTATCACAAGCAGCAGTCACAAATTACctgaggtaatttttaaaatttaatcttgaGTTTTGTAATTAGagttttaaaaaggtattttgagAGTGGATTCAACTTTTCTGGAATCGAGTACTCCTGGAGATTTATGATTTTTCCAGCCATAGCCAGCTATGTagagaagatttttgtttttgtagaattTGCAAGTTGCTTCAATCAGCTCATCCTCTTTTAAATATGAGCAGCACTTCCAAATCTGATTTCACAGTGGAATAACATCCAAGAAGCCATCTTTGTCAAGCAGAGTTATAGTCATCCTGTAATAAGTGGCCATGTCCCAACTTTTGCTTGGTGAGGAGTTTGTCACTGTCTTTAACATCCGCAACCCTGTTCAGGCATTTGACCTGCTAAAGAAATAGACCCCACACTACCTTGACTGctgggaaaaatgaaattttgtaaaTGTAATAAGGCAATCTGTTCCTTGTCCTTTGTCTTATGTTCTCCAACTATTAGTATACCTATTATTGGTCTACTATTACAGGGTGATTTTTTCCTCCATTGACCTCATCTAAGTGGGTCACGCATGAAATCTGAAGAACTGCCATGTACTGAGTGATGATTAAGAGGTATGTgctgcccccctccacccccccgcATGTCTTCTCCATTCTCATGGGATTTTTAAAGTGTAGAGAACACAATTCTGCATGAAGTTaaatgcctgtttcctcatcacGCATTCAGAGGCAACACCTGTGTAGTTGTCCCACCAAAGGTGCTTTGATACCCACCTGCACTGTTTAAGAAGTTTGCTGTGGGTTCTGGAGGAATTGGCTCTACTTCCTGAAATTCACTGATGCCGACTGCTATAGGTAACATTGGTCCATTCATGATTATATAAAGCAGTCTTATTTGCCAAGCTCTGGCCAGATTCTGGATATGAAAACAAGAAACTTGGCCAACCTAGGACTATGGGCAATAGCCTTGCTTGTAAATCTTGCCACAGAGTCACTTGAAGCTAAACAAGGAAGTTTGAATTGAATATTTGGCTCATTGTTTGTGATTAAGAGCAAGTTCTATGGAGTGTAATTAACTCCGTCTCAGAAAACGCCATACTGTAATGGAAAAACACTGGACTAGAAGTCAGGAGATTTGGATTCTGATCCTGACGCTGCCATTATGTAAGTATTTTGTTACtgtgggcaagtcatttaacttctttctGCTTTATCATCTATAAAGTTGGGATGGGAATGGATTAGTTAATCTGTAAACTGTCAGCTCTAAATTTCCTTCCAGTGACTACCTCAGCATACAGGCCAAGTGTTACCTACACCAACACCCAAGCCATTAATTTGAGGTGCCATGAGTATAGGAGGTGAACTGCAGGTTAAACACCatttaggtttttgtttatttcacacTGGACTTAAATCTGTTAAGATTAAACAGATTTTTCTTGGACTTCTTTCTTTGTGGGGAAGGATTATTTTGGGCGGTATTGGCGAAAAGTTTAGGACAGGGTACCTTTAGCTTCCTTGGGTACAAAAGAATGgggtacatttttctttcttccttaatctCTAAAGATAACAGTTGGAATTACGTACATGTATAAGCAAATGGGGAGGTCCTGAATATCAAGCCTCTGATTAAGCTGCTTGTGAACTGCCAGTTTTTTGCTTGACTAAAGAATGCTGATCTCTTTGGGAGTCTAATCTGCTTATATGAGAAAATGCTTTTTACATCCCAAATTGTTTGAATCACACTGTTTGAATAAAGAACGTACATAGAGTTTTCTCTCTGATCTTAAATAATTTTGGCTTGTTTTTTATTCAATAGCAATTTATTGGTAATTTAATTTAGTTcagcaaatacttgttgagtatcc from Neofelis nebulosa isolate mNeoNeb1 chromosome 9, mNeoNeb1.pri, whole genome shotgun sequence includes these protein-coding regions:
- the SLC30A6 gene encoding zinc transporter 6, whose translation is MGTIHLFRKPQRSFFGKLLQEFRLVAADRRSWKILLFGVINLTCTGFLLMWCSSTNSIALTAYTYLTIFDLFSLITCLISYWVMMRKPSPVYSFGFERLEVLAVFASTVLAQLGALFILKESAERFLEQPEIHTGRLLVGTFVALSFNLFTMLSIRNKPFAYVSEAASTSWLQEHVADLSRSLCGIIPGLSSIFLPRMNPFVLIDLAGAFALCITYMLIEINNYFAVDTASAIAIALMTFGTMYPMSVYSGKVLLQTTPPHVIGQLDKLIREVSTLDGVLEVRNEHFWTLGFGSLAGSVHVRIRRDANEQMVLAHVTNRLYTLVSTLTVQIFKDDWIRPALLSGPVAANVLNFSDHHIIPMPPLKGTDDSNPVTSTPAKPSSPPPEFSFNTPGKNVSPVILLNTQTRPGLGLNHGHTPYSSSLLNQGLGVPGIGVTQGFRTGFTNMPSRYGANNRTGQPRP